In Chloroflexota bacterium, the genomic window ATAATAGCAAACGCTGCTGAAATACCCACGAAAATCGTGACCAGCTCGCTATAGTCAGTAGAAAATCAAGGAGGTGCGTCATTGGTAGTAAGCACTGAACGCTTGAGCGTGGAACAGCTACGAGAGAAAGCAAGGGAGATCAGGTGTGATATTATCAGAATGTTAGCCGAAGCTGGCTCTGGCCATCCCGGTGGCTCCCTATCGGCCGCCGACTTCGCAACAGCTCTATATTTCTCCGAACTGCGACATGATCCCCAAAATCCATTCTGGGAGGATCGTGATCGCGTCGTCTTTTCTAAGGGACATATCGCCCCACTGCTCTACACGGAGCTGGCCCATTCTGGTTATTTTCCCTGCGAAGAGCTGATGACCCTGCGTAAGCTCCATAGCCGTCTGCAAGGACATCCACATTCATTGAAGCTGCCGGGAGTCGAGGTATCCACCGGTTCATTAGGGCAGGGGTTGTCTGCAGCCGTGGGCATGGCTTTAGGTCTGCGCTTAGACGGTAAGAGTTGCCGTGTCTATTGCATTGTGGGTGATGGGGAAACCCAGGAGGGGTCTATCTGGGAGGCAGCGATGTCTGCTGGGCATTACAAGCTGGATAACCTATGTGGCATTCTGGATTACAATAAGTTGCAGATCGATGGCTGGGTCGAACAGGTTATGGGTATAGAGCCGGTTGTCGATAAATGGCGCGCCTTCCGTTGGCATGTGATCGAGATAGATGGGCATGATATGGAGGCTATCCTGGCTGCTTTCCAGGAGGCTCGTGAGACGAAAGGCAAGCCGTCGCTGATCCTCGCTCATACAGTGAAAGGTAAGGGTGTATCATTCATGGAGAATGTGGCCGGTTGGCACGGCAAAGCCCCAACAAGGGAAGAAGCGGTGAAGGCGCTAGAAGATCTAGGCTGTAGTGAGGGTTTGAAATGATACAGATACAACCA contains:
- a CDS encoding transketolase; the protein is MVVSTERLSVEQLREKAREIRCDIIRMLAEAGSGHPGGSLSAADFATALYFSELRHDPQNPFWEDRDRVVFSKGHIAPLLYTELAHSGYFPCEELMTLRKLHSRLQGHPHSLKLPGVEVSTGSLGQGLSAAVGMALGLRLDGKSCRVYCIVGDGETQEGSIWEAAMSAGHYKLDNLCGILDYNKLQIDGWVEQVMGIEPVVDKWRAFRWHVIEIDGHDMEAILAAFQEARETKGKPSLILAHTVKGKGVSFMENVAGWHGKAPTREEAVKALEDLGCSEGLK